One genomic window of Aerosakkonema funiforme FACHB-1375 includes the following:
- the leuB gene encoding 3-isopropylmalate dehydrogenase, whose translation MTQQQYRITLLPGDGIGPEIMAVAVDVLKLVGQQLNLHFEFQTALVGGAAIDATGEPLPAATLETCRQSDAVLLAAIGGWKWDSLPSHQRPERGLLGLRSGLGLFANLRPAKILPQLIDASTLKREVVEGVDIMVVRELTGGIYFGQPKGIFATETGEKRGVNTMAYTESEIDRIGRVAFETARKRGGKLCSVDKANVLEVSQLWRDRIIQLASEYQDIELTHLYVDNAAMQLVRAPKQFDTIVTGNLFGDILSDAAAMLTGSIGMLPSASLGANGPGVFEPVHGSAPDIAGQDKANPIAQVLSVAMMLRYALDRPEAADRIERAVLQVLDNGYRTGDIMSNGMTLVGCRAMGDALLQALENPQS comes from the coding sequence ATGACACAGCAGCAATACCGCATCACCCTTTTACCCGGAGACGGGATTGGCCCCGAAATCATGGCAGTCGCGGTAGATGTGCTGAAACTGGTGGGTCAGCAACTAAACCTCCATTTTGAGTTCCAAACAGCGCTGGTCGGCGGTGCGGCCATCGATGCTACAGGCGAACCCCTACCCGCCGCTACACTGGAAACCTGCCGCCAAAGCGATGCCGTCTTGCTGGCGGCAATTGGGGGTTGGAAGTGGGATAGCTTACCATCTCATCAGCGACCGGAACGAGGCTTGTTGGGACTGCGGTCTGGACTGGGGTTATTTGCCAACTTGCGACCGGCGAAAATTTTACCCCAGCTGATCGATGCCTCCACATTAAAGCGGGAAGTTGTGGAAGGCGTTGATATTATGGTGGTACGAGAACTCACCGGTGGCATTTACTTCGGTCAACCGAAGGGAATTTTTGCCACAGAAACCGGCGAAAAGCGGGGAGTGAATACGATGGCGTACACCGAAAGCGAAATCGATCGCATTGGGCGGGTAGCGTTTGAAACGGCTCGCAAACGAGGCGGTAAACTTTGCTCGGTGGATAAGGCAAACGTGCTGGAAGTTTCGCAGTTGTGGCGCGATCGCATCATTCAGTTAGCATCGGAATATCAAGATATCGAACTGACTCATTTATATGTAGATAATGCTGCCATGCAGCTAGTGCGGGCTCCCAAACAGTTTGACACCATAGTCACCGGCAATCTTTTCGGTGACATTCTTTCAGACGCGGCTGCTATGCTAACGGGTAGTATCGGTATGTTGCCTTCTGCCAGTTTGGGTGCAAATGGGCCGGGTGTATTTGAACCCGTCCACGGATCTGCCCCCGACATTGCCGGTCAAGATAAAGCTAACCCCATAGCTCAAGTTCTCAGCGTTGCGATGATGCTGCGCTACGCACTCGATCGGCCAGAGGCGGCAGACCGAATTGAGCGGGCAGTACTGCAAGTTCTAGACAATGGTTATCGTACCGGCGATATTATGTCGAATGGTATGACGCTTGTGGGTTGCCGAGCGATGGGGGATGCTCTGCTACAAGCGCTGGAAAACCCCCAATCCTAA
- a CDS encoding PAS domain S-box protein, with amino-acid sequence MILKEFLDSGYFIPHGHCYLWKPELVGLHVVSDALIAIAYYSIPIALIYFVRKRQDLPYRSIFLLFGAFIIACGTTHIMEVWTLWYPTYWLSGSIKVITAIVSLYTALQLVPLIPKALALPSSAQLEAINRNLENQIQERQQVEEALRQSEARYRAIVEDQTELICRFLPDNTFIFVNQAYCSYFGKTQAELIGHSFAPIIFQEDLQQIENQLSTITLENPVTTIENRILRPNGEIRYQQWINRAIFDGQQCPIEFQAVGRDITELKRTEEALLISQARLSGILDIADDAIISVDASQRITLFNKGAEKIFGYKAIEIIGKPLDVLLPSRYREIHRQHVVGFGWSSNTARRMGERREIFGLRKDGTEFPAEASISAMELEGEKIFTVFLRDITDRKVSEQALRESERRFRAIFDQTFQFVGLLKPDGTLLEANRSVLDFGGIELTDAIDRPFWEARWWSISRDTQKRLQEAIVQAAAGNFVRYEVDIQGVGDTVATIDFSLKPVKNDAQEVVLLIPEGRDISDRKQAEAALQKAYDDLELRVRERTKELAKTNEELQTEIAYRVRVEAELEIRIRQQAAVAELGQQALAHNDLASIFNQACAITAQTLEVEYCSVLEILRRGDVLQQGPGVSWQRKLLGSATVNFGLRILDFGLQSAEEESKAIESEKQSPNPKLPQADSTLLSNSEIFSDLSAEVGFGDSPLVEDREVHSGMSVVVEQSTNLPFVVLEVYAAKERIFTQDDVYFLQAIANVLSSAIARQQAQAQIQASLKEKEVLLKEIHHRVKNNLQVISSLLGLQSRTIQDKQTIDIFQESQNRVRSMALIHEKLYRSKDLSKIDFAEYIRELTINLFRSYKTNSNNVTLVMEIGQNIFLDVDTAVPCGLIINEIVSNSLKYAFPQGEKGKIQIKLNPLDEHQLEMIVSDDGVGLPTNFDLKNANSLGIKLVNGLVNQLRGTLDLNTSKGAEFKITFAKAKI; translated from the coding sequence ATGATATTAAAAGAATTTTTGGATTCGGGGTATTTTATTCCGCACGGTCACTGCTACCTGTGGAAGCCGGAGTTGGTAGGACTGCACGTAGTATCCGACGCTTTAATTGCGATCGCCTACTATTCTATTCCGATAGCGCTGATCTACTTTGTCCGCAAGCGTCAAGATTTACCATACCGATCGATTTTTCTGCTGTTTGGCGCATTTATCATTGCTTGCGGCACCACCCATATAATGGAAGTTTGGACGCTGTGGTATCCCACCTACTGGCTATCTGGATCGATCAAGGTTATAACTGCGATAGTTTCCCTTTATACAGCTTTGCAACTCGTGCCGTTGATTCCCAAAGCGTTGGCTCTCCCCAGTTCCGCACAACTAGAAGCAATCAACCGCAATCTGGAAAACCAAATCCAGGAACGTCAGCAGGTCGAAGAGGCATTGCGCCAAAGCGAGGCTCGCTATCGCGCCATCGTAGAGGATCAAACCGAACTGATTTGTCGCTTTTTGCCGGATAACACCTTTATCTTCGTTAACCAAGCTTACTGTAGCTACTTCGGCAAAACACAAGCAGAGCTGATCGGACACAGCTTTGCGCCAATTATTTTTCAAGAAGATTTACAACAAATCGAAAACCAACTGAGTACTATCACTCTAGAAAATCCCGTTACCACGATTGAAAACCGCATCCTGCGACCGAACGGCGAAATTCGCTATCAGCAATGGATTAACCGGGCAATTTTTGATGGGCAACAATGTCCGATCGAGTTTCAAGCTGTGGGTAGAGATATCACCGAATTGAAGCGCACAGAAGAAGCTTTACTGATATCGCAAGCGCGTCTGAGCGGAATTTTGGATATTGCTGACGATGCGATTATTTCCGTCGATGCAAGTCAACGGATTACTTTATTTAACAAAGGCGCAGAAAAGATATTTGGATATAAAGCCATTGAAATTATAGGTAAACCCCTCGATGTGCTTTTGCCTTCACGATACAGAGAGATTCATCGCCAACACGTTGTCGGATTTGGGTGGTCATCAAATACGGCGCGGCGAATGGGGGAGCGGCGGGAAATTTTTGGTCTTCGCAAGGATGGTACGGAATTTCCGGCTGAAGCTTCGATTTCGGCAATGGAATTAGAAGGTGAAAAAATATTTACTGTTTTTTTGCGCGATATTACCGATCGCAAGGTTTCCGAACAGGCGTTGCGGGAGAGTGAAAGACGTTTCCGCGCTATTTTCGATCAAACTTTTCAATTTGTTGGTTTGCTAAAACCAGATGGTACGCTTTTAGAAGCGAACCGATCGGTGTTGGATTTTGGCGGAATCGAGCTTACAGATGCGATCGACCGTCCGTTTTGGGAGGCACGGTGGTGGAGTATTTCCAGGGACACTCAGAAGCGATTGCAAGAAGCGATCGTTCAAGCAGCCGCAGGTAATTTCGTGCGTTACGAAGTCGATATCCAGGGTGTCGGCGATACTGTCGCCACAATCGACTTTTCCCTCAAACCTGTCAAAAATGACGCCCAAGAAGTTGTTCTGCTGATTCCGGAAGGACGCGATATCAGCGATCGCAAACAAGCGGAAGCTGCACTGCAAAAAGCATACGACGATCTAGAACTGCGCGTGCGCGAACGTACCAAGGAATTAGCAAAAACCAACGAAGAATTACAGACGGAAATTGCCTATCGCGTTCGGGTAGAGGCAGAACTAGAAATCCGCATTCGTCAGCAGGCAGCAGTAGCTGAACTCGGCCAACAAGCTTTGGCCCACAACGATCTTGCCAGTATTTTCAACCAAGCTTGCGCTATTACCGCACAAACTCTGGAAGTCGAATACTGCTCTGTTTTGGAAATCCTCCGTAGAGGGGATGTTTTGCAGCAAGGGCCTGGAGTAAGTTGGCAAAGAAAACTCTTGGGTAGCGCCACCGTCAATTTTGGATTGCGTATTTTAGATTTTGGATTGCAGTCTGCTGAAGAGGAATCGAAGGCGATCGAATCCGAAAAACAATCTCCAAATCCAAAATTGCCACAGGCAGACTCCACCTTACTTTCAAACTCGGAAATCTTTTCAGACTTATCTGCCGAGGTAGGGTTTGGTGACTCCCCCCTTGTAGAAGATCGAGAAGTACACAGCGGTATGAGTGTCGTTGTTGAGCAAAGTACAAATCTTCCCTTTGTAGTTTTGGAAGTTTACGCAGCCAAAGAACGCATCTTCACCCAAGATGATGTGTATTTTCTGCAAGCGATCGCAAATGTGCTTTCTTCTGCGATCGCTCGCCAGCAAGCACAAGCGCAAATACAGGCATCTTTGAAAGAAAAAGAGGTGTTGCTCAAGGAAATTCACCACCGCGTTAAAAACAATTTGCAGGTCATTAGCAGCCTGCTTGGACTTCAGTCCCGCACGATTCAGGATAAACAAACCATCGATATATTCCAAGAAAGCCAAAATCGGGTCAGATCGATGGCACTTATCCATGAAAAACTATATCGTTCTAAAGACTTATCAAAAATAGACTTTGCCGAATATATTCGGGAATTAACTATTAATTTGTTTCGTTCTTATAAAACTAATTCAAATAATGTTACTCTCGTAATGGAAATTGGCCAAAATATTTTTTTAGATGTTGATACAGCCGTTCCTTGTGGCCTCATTATCAACGAAATAGTTTCTAACTCTTTGAAATATGCTTTTCCTCAAGGTGAAAAAGGCAAAATTCAGATTAAATTAAATCCTCTAGATGAGCATCAGCTAGAAATGATTGTAAGCGACGACGGCGTGGGATTGCCAACAAATTTTGATTTAAAAAACGCAAACAGTTTGGGCATTAAATTAGTGAACGGCTTAGTCAATCAGTTAAGAGGTACACTAGATTTGAATACTAGCAAGGGAGCGGAGTTTAAAATTACGTTTGCCAAGGCTAAAATATAA